A region of Pasteurellaceae bacterium Orientalotternb1 DNA encodes the following proteins:
- a CDS encoding spermidine/putrescine ABC transporter substrate-binding protein: MKKWAVALTSGMVMFSASAMAANETVHLYTWTEYVPEGLLDQFTKETGIKVEVSTLESNETMYAKLKIQGKDGGYDVIAPTNYFVSKMAREGMLMELDHSKLPVIKELNPDWLDKPYDKGNKYSLPQLLGAPGIAFNTNDYQGSKFTSWADLWNPEFKDKVQLLDDAREVFNIALLKLGKNPNTTDPAEIKAAYEELLKLRPNVLSFSSDNPASSFIAGEVSVGQLWNGSVRIAKKEQAPVDMVFPKEGPVLWVDNLAIPSNAKNPEAAHKLINYLLSAPVSEKLTLEIGYPTSNVNALPNLPKEITEDPAIYPTSDVLQKSHWQDDVGDAIELYEKYYQELKAAK, translated from the coding sequence ATGAAAAAATGGGCTGTGGCTTTAACGTCAGGTATGGTGATGTTCAGTGCAAGTGCAATGGCAGCAAACGAAACCGTGCATCTTTACACTTGGACTGAATATGTGCCTGAAGGGTTGTTAGACCAATTTACCAAAGAAACTGGTATTAAAGTTGAAGTTTCTACCCTTGAATCAAACGAAACAATGTATGCAAAATTAAAGATTCAGGGCAAAGATGGTGGCTATGATGTGATTGCACCAACAAACTATTTCGTTTCAAAAATGGCTCGTGAAGGAATGTTAATGGAACTTGATCACAGCAAATTACCTGTGATTAAAGAACTTAACCCAGATTGGTTGGATAAACCTTACGACAAAGGCAATAAATATTCACTTCCACAATTATTAGGTGCACCAGGTATTGCATTTAATACTAACGATTACCAAGGCAGCAAGTTCACTTCTTGGGCTGATTTGTGGAATCCAGAGTTTAAAGATAAAGTACAACTTTTAGATGACGCTCGTGAAGTGTTCAACATTGCGTTGTTAAAATTAGGTAAAAACCCAAACACAACTGATCCAGCAGAAATTAAAGCCGCTTACGAAGAGTTGTTGAAATTACGTCCAAACGTATTGTCATTCAGCTCAGATAATCCTGCGAGTTCTTTCATCGCTGGTGAAGTAAGTGTGGGTCAACTATGGAATGGTTCTGTACGTATTGCGAAAAAAGAGCAGGCTCCAGTTGATATGGTGTTCCCGAAAGAAGGTCCAGTTTTATGGGTAGATAACCTTGCGATTCCGTCAAATGCGAAAAATCCAGAAGCGGCACACAAATTAATCAACTATTTGTTGAGTGCACCCGTTTCAGAGAAATTAACATTAGAGATTGGTTATCCAACATCTAATGTCAATGCATTGCCAAATCTTCCGAAAGAGATTACAGAAGATCCTGCGATTTACCCAACTTCTGACGTGCTACAAAAAAGCCACTGGCAAGATGATGTAGGCGATGCGATCGAACTCTATGAAAAATACTATCAAGAGTTAAAAGCGGCAAAATAA
- a CDS encoding ribonuclease G (involved in the processing of the 5'end of 16S rRNA), which translates to MAQAELLVNVTPSETRVALVENGILKEVHIEREAKRGIVGNIYKGKITRVLPGMQSAFVDIGLEKAAFLHASDIVSHTECVDENEKKQFVVKNISELVREGQDIVVQVVKDPLGTKGARLTTDITLPSRYLVFMPENSHVGVSQRIESEAERERLKALVEPYCDELGGFIVRTAAEEVSEESLQQDVAFLKRLWRKVLERKAKYPAKSMLYGELALAQRVLRDFVGTHIKSIQIDSKMTYEQVKEFLSEFMPELTDNVSLYSGSQPLFDAYRVEDGIQKALDKRVELKSGGYLIIEQTEAMTTIDINTGAFVGHRNLAHTIFNTNIEATQAIAHQLQLRNLGGIIIIDFIDMQEEEHRQRVLESLEQALKGDRVKTNVNGFTQLGLVEMTRKRTRESLERVLCSDCASCNGRGTIKTVETVCYEILREIVRVHHLYRSERYVVYASRNVGEYLINEESHALLAELEVFLGKKVEIKIEPYYHQDQFDVVVM; encoded by the coding sequence ATGGCTCAAGCAGAATTATTGGTCAATGTGACCCCGAGCGAAACCCGTGTCGCGTTGGTAGAAAATGGGATTTTGAAAGAAGTCCATATTGAGCGTGAAGCGAAGCGGGGGATTGTCGGCAATATTTACAAAGGAAAAATTACCCGTGTGTTGCCTGGAATGCAGTCGGCATTTGTGGATATTGGCTTGGAAAAAGCAGCGTTTTTGCACGCATCCGACATCGTTTCGCATACCGAATGTGTTGATGAAAATGAGAAAAAGCAGTTCGTGGTGAAAAATATCAGCGAACTGGTGCGGGAAGGGCAAGATATTGTAGTGCAAGTGGTGAAAGATCCCCTTGGCACAAAAGGAGCAAGACTCACCACCGATATTACTTTGCCGTCTCGCTATTTGGTTTTTATGCCTGAAAATAGCCACGTTGGCGTGTCGCAACGCATTGAAAGCGAAGCCGAGCGGGAACGTCTGAAAGCCCTTGTTGAGCCTTACTGTGATGAGTTGGGCGGTTTTATTGTGCGAACAGCAGCGGAAGAAGTGAGCGAAGAGAGCTTGCAACAAGATGTGGCTTTTTTAAAGCGATTATGGCGGAAAGTGCTGGAAAGAAAAGCAAAATACCCTGCAAAATCAATGCTCTATGGAGAACTGGCTCTAGCACAACGGGTGTTGCGAGATTTTGTCGGTACGCACATTAAATCGATTCAGATCGATTCCAAAATGACTTATGAACAAGTCAAAGAATTTTTGAGTGAATTTATGCCTGAATTGACCGATAACGTCAGCCTGTACAGTGGTTCGCAGCCGTTGTTTGATGCCTATCGGGTTGAAGACGGCATTCAAAAAGCCTTGGATAAGCGAGTCGAACTCAAATCGGGCGGTTATTTGATCATTGAACAGACCGAAGCGATGACGACGATAGACATCAACACGGGGGCATTTGTGGGGCATCGCAATCTTGCCCACACCATTTTTAATACCAACATTGAGGCAACCCAAGCCATTGCCCACCAACTGCAACTGCGAAATTTGGGCGGGATTATCATTATCGACTTCATCGATATGCAGGAAGAAGAGCATCGCCAGAGAGTGTTGGAATCCCTCGAACAAGCGTTAAAAGGCGACCGTGTGAAAACCAATGTGAACGGTTTCACGCAACTTGGTTTAGTGGAAATGACCCGCAAACGCACCCGAGAAAGTCTTGAGCGAGTGTTATGCAGCGACTGTGCTTCGTGCAACGGACGCGGCACAATCAAAACCGTCGAAACCGTCTGCTACGAAATTCTGCGTGAAATTGTGCGAGTGCATCATCTTTATCGTTCGGAACGCTATGTGGTTTACGCCTCTCGTAATGTGGGGGAATACCTGATTAACGAAGAATCCCACGCTCTTCTCGCTGAACTGGAAGTGTTCTTAGGCAAAAAGGTCGAAATCAAAATCGAACCTTATTATCATCAAGATCAGTTTGATGTGGTGGTGATGTAA
- a CDS encoding restriction endonuclease subunit R, translating into MAGFHYEKNLPHQMVAVQAVLSVFDRAEPSSNERGENPSLMLSEHQYKDNIRTLQQANQIETIFSDGSQVLDIAMETGTGKTYTYTQTMYELQRQCGVYKFVIAVPTLSIKAGTEQFLKSEALRNHFRLDFDGRYGDSEIELYVVQSQKTKKSKKQTIPSEIVRFVEADNTNKIHVLLLNMGMINSPTMRGEDSGNDGSVLLKDLYSKPFEAIASVKPFLIIDEPHRFKDDNKTWQSLMAFAPQFILRYGATFNDKFRNLIYRLTAIDAFNQDLVKGVRAFIEAVQGDNHASIKFIEKLSENEARFELSTKEGRTSFTLAIGENLNKVHPAIDDLILTKIHQRKSLVVFNETIEIELNGSIKPYSYSNQITDKMLRQAVREHFKAEKTLLSRADKIKPLTLFFIDDIAGYRDGKAQADSLLQRFEACVKDEAQKALQTAEIGSAFYHSLQTVLADVSASHGGYFSKDNASDDEKIAKEINEILHDKESLLSLDNPRRFIFSKWTLREGWDNPNVFGICKLRSSGSETSKLQEVGRGLRLPVNEFMARVKDGDFKLNYFVDSSEADFVEKLTAEVNSNVQKAPVFTQFNDELFAQIQAVYPEVKKRALGNTFHENGWIDDDDNFVGNGFEQVKKAYPNAFGKPESLKKGKITTAGKDKNTVKMRVGKYEELKALWETINQKAILRYPISEAAYEQLLVNYLLASRKHFTQTGIRTKVQALKVNQGLLYAEDDVYRDDDFDAIVTMDYRTFLEKLAQQALIQRRTLHRAFHRVREQGIVIEKFMNAQTIVAIHTGFNRYLLHHSFSQFQVGYHRIDSAVHPTAFTDQQGKPLDEVNAANLGVKSEEYSPLESFLFDSVVFDSEIERQNIVEGAVNAITVFTKIPKNAIKIPVAGGGSYSPDFAYIVKTAKGDILNLVVESKGLEGSDELRHSELQKIKHAEQWFKHVGGHIAVKFMTQFEGEKIQQIIRKALG; encoded by the coding sequence CTACACGCAGACGATGTATGAATTGCAACGCCAATGCGGGGTGTATAAATTTGTGATTGCCGTGCCGACTTTGTCGATTAAGGCAGGTACAGAGCAGTTTTTAAAAAGCGAGGCGTTGCGTAACCATTTTCGCTTGGATTTTGACGGGCGTTATGGCGACAGTGAAATTGAGCTGTATGTGGTACAAAGCCAAAAAACGAAAAAATCCAAAAAACAGACCATACCGTCTGAAATTGTGCGGTTTGTTGAGGCGGATAATACCAATAAAATCCACGTGTTACTGCTCAATATGGGGATGATCAACAGCCCCACCATGCGTGGCGAAGACAGTGGCAATGATGGCAGCGTGTTGCTCAAAGACTTATACAGCAAGCCTTTTGAAGCCATTGCGTCGGTGAAACCGTTTTTGATTATTGATGAACCGCACCGTTTTAAAGACGATAATAAAACGTGGCAAAGTTTAATGGCATTTGCCCCGCAGTTTATCTTGCGTTATGGGGCGACTTTTAATGACAAATTCCGTAATTTAATTTATCGCTTAACCGCCATTGATGCTTTTAATCAAGATTTGGTCAAAGGCGTGCGGGCGTTTATTGAAGCGGTGCAAGGCGACAATCACGCCAGTATCAAATTTATTGAAAAATTAAGTGAAAATGAGGCGAGATTTGAATTAAGCACCAAAGAGGGTAGAACTTCCTTTACCCTTGCCATTGGTGAGAACTTGAACAAAGTACACCCTGCCATTGATGATTTAATCCTCACCAAAATTCATCAAAGAAAATCCTTAGTGGTATTTAACGAGACGATTGAAATAGAATTAAACGGCAGTATCAAGCCCTATTCTTATTCCAATCAAATCACCGATAAAATGCTTCGCCAAGCGGTGCGGGAACATTTTAAAGCCGAAAAAACATTATTAAGCCGAGCCGATAAAATCAAACCACTCACGTTATTTTTTATTGATGACATCGCAGGTTATCGAGACGGCAAAGCACAAGCGGATAGTTTATTGCAACGTTTTGAAGCCTGCGTAAAAGACGAAGCCCAAAAAGCCCTGCAAACGGCAGAAATCGGCAGTGCTTTTTACCATTCATTGCAAACGGTGCTTGCCGATGTTTCAGCGAGCCACGGCGGTTATTTTTCCAAAGACAACGCCAGCGATGACGAAAAAATCGCCAAAGAAATCAACGAAATCCTACACGACAAAGAAAGCCTGCTTTCCTTGGACAACCCACGCCGTTTTATCTTTTCCAAATGGACACTGCGGGAAGGGTGGGACAATCCCAATGTGTTCGGCATCTGTAAACTGCGTTCCAGCGGATCAGAAACCAGCAAATTACAAGAAGTGGGGCGGGGCTTGCGTCTGCCTGTCAATGAATTTATGGCACGGGTCAAAGACGGCGATTTTAAGCTCAATTACTTTGTGGATAGCAGTGAAGCGGATTTTGTCGAGAAACTGACCGCTGAAGTGAACAGCAACGTACAAAAAGCCCCTGTTTTTACTCAATTTAACGATGAACTCTTTGCTCAAATCCAAGCGGTTTATCCCGAGGTGAAAAAACGTGCCTTAGGTAATACCTTTCATGAAAACGGTTGGATTGACGATGACGACAATTTTGTCGGAAACGGTTTCGAGCAAGTCAAAAAAGCCTATCCGAACGCCTTTGGCAAACCAGAGAGCTTGAAAAAAGGCAAAATTACCACCGCAGGCAAAGACAAAAACACAGTAAAAATGCGTGTGGGCAAATATGAAGAACTCAAAGCCTTATGGGAGACGATTAACCAAAAAGCGATTTTGCGTTATCCGATCAGCGAGGCGGCGTATGAGCAGTTGTTGGTGAATTATTTACTGGCAAGCCGAAAGCATTTTACCCAAACGGGTATTCGCACCAAGGTGCAAGCACTCAAAGTCAATCAAGGTTTATTATATGCAGAAGATGATGTGTATCGAGATGATGACTTTGACGCTATCGTTACGATGGACTATCGCACTTTTTTAGAAAAGTTGGCACAGCAGGCACTCATTCAACGGCGTACCTTGCACCGAGCTTTTCACCGTGTACGAGAGCAGGGCATCGTCATTGAAAAATTTATGAATGCCCAGACCATTGTCGCCATTCATACAGGCTTTAATCGCTATTTGTTGCACCATTCGTTTAGCCAGTTTCAAGTGGGGTATCATCGCATTGACAGTGCCGTGCACCCGACTGCCTTTACCGATCAGCAAGGCAAGCCCCTTGATGAAGTCAATGCGGCAAATTTGGGCGTGAAAAGCGAGGAGTATTCGCCACTGGAGAGTTTTTTGTTTGATAGCGTGGTGTTTGACAGCGAAATTGAACGACAAAACATCGTAGAAGGGGCGGTGAACGCCATTACGGTATTTACCAAAATCCCCAAAAATGCCATCAAAATCCCCGTGGCAGGTGGCGGCAGTTACTCACCTGATTTTGCTTACATTGTCAAAACCGCCAAAGGCGATATTTTAAATTTGGTGGTGGAAAGCAAAGGGCTAGAAGGCAGCGATGAGTTACGCCATTCAGAATTGCAAAAAATCAAGCACGCCGAACAGTGGTTTAAACATGTCGGAGGACACATTGCGGTGAAATTTATGACCCAGTTTGAAGGCGAGAAAATCCAACAGATTATTCGCAAGGCGTTGGGGTGA